A stretch of Methanosphaerula palustris E1-9c DNA encodes these proteins:
- a CDS encoding rhodanese-like domain-containing protein: MKTRPALSMILVLVLIGVVVALAGCTALQGTTSQDANSSQNSTIRDITPQEASALIQQNSNSDQLVILDVRTQAEFQAEHISGAINRDVTAGVFRDQMKSKGMDMSKTYLVYCQSGTRSTTAAKIMQDLGYTQIYNMKGGIGKWKDAGYPTVVG; this comes from the coding sequence ATGAAGACCAGGCCGGCACTTTCAATGATCCTGGTGCTTGTCCTCATCGGTGTGGTGGTGGCCCTTGCCGGGTGTACTGCACTGCAGGGCACCACCTCACAAGATGCGAACAGTTCCCAGAATTCAACGATCCGCGATATCACCCCCCAGGAGGCCAGCGCCCTGATACAGCAGAACAGCAACAGCGATCAGCTGGTAATCCTCGATGTCAGGACGCAGGCCGAGTTCCAGGCAGAACATATCAGCGGGGCGATCAACCGTGACGTCACTGCTGGAGTCTTCCGCGACCAGATGAAGAGCAAGGGGATGGATATGTCAAAGACCTACCTGGTCTATTGCCAGAGCGGGACGCGGAGCACCACAGCGGCCAAGATCATGCAGGACCTCGGTTATACTCAGATCTATAATATGAAGGGCGGCATTGGTAAATGGAAGGATGCCGGCTACCCGACCGTGGTCGGATAG
- a CDS encoding LemA family protein, giving the protein MDIISIVIIAVILLIIIGLVLYVVGIYNRFFNLKNSAEATLGQIRVAMKKRLDMIEQLLGSVKSYAAFEKDTLEKVTGLRASVLKASPGELNAIEQQSRSLLGSLYAVAENYPDLKTSTTVQELMSAIKGVEDEIARQRYTYNNIAQQLNTMTDTIPSNIVARMIGMQKLEYLQFEEAIEKAPKIEF; this is encoded by the coding sequence GTGGATATCATCTCAATTGTTATCATTGCAGTCATTCTCCTGATCATCATCGGGCTTGTCCTGTATGTGGTCGGGATCTATAACCGGTTCTTCAATCTGAAGAACTCGGCCGAAGCGACGCTTGGACAGATCCGGGTCGCGATGAAGAAACGGCTCGATATGATCGAGCAGCTGCTCGGCTCAGTGAAGAGTTATGCGGCGTTTGAGAAGGATACGCTCGAGAAGGTGACCGGTCTCCGGGCCAGTGTCCTGAAGGCTTCTCCAGGGGAACTGAACGCCATCGAGCAGCAGTCCCGCTCCTTACTCGGCAGCCTCTATGCAGTCGCAGAGAACTATCCTGACCTGAAGACGTCGACGACGGTGCAGGAACTGATGAGTGCGATCAAAGGGGTGGAGGATGAGATCGCCCGGCAGCGGTACACCTATAACAATATCGCCCAGCAGTTGAACACGATGACCGACACGATCCCCTCCAACATCGTCGCACGGATGATTGGGATGCAGAAACTTGAGTATCTGCAGTTCGAAGAGGCCATTGAGAAGGCACCGAAGATTGAGTTCTAG
- a CDS encoding DUF2207 domain-containing protein, whose product MSETRQLVVLLAITLLIGCAALGITTYLPQMTEGNLVVDQYSAVYSPNGTLVEEYTYQVKTSGSYRMLYRDFDDQLTTVLTNTSHIQFVGMKGPAGLTGYVRDASGTVTLYDPDTGAAISSAPGSGLIASLAEKNEVGIFNPQYFSAGTYTVQFVYSVMPPVEYDASAVHINLKLARLHIPYRNVAITLPSDQVQHVYAYPPGLKESQSGSTINLVGSAGKDETIAVELLLNRDALSTVTGIPSVVEDVSGKAASASFWYNVPYTLSLVLKVVGGAMVLLMPLLLLLIYRRFGREKVFTVPEYLSTTPNNTIKPWAVNLLFNKNAGSFDQDGFYATLLDLHRRKMVHITEHPDEKASGDGGVKIEVLQSTADDNYEQRVLNYLNFVGVDGVVETGRIATMAEQAKKDTNLAGTVVKFQTELTSITSYADARTLNRYVADGKVHVLPLALVAAVLAAVIVAVMVLLPQGQSLMVIPLFLWLVVLAQAGIALATPATLFGTWKADTYKEKLEWDAFRHFLSDLAMIKQYSPADLSMWGEWLVYGTALGVGDRVAAAMKDLKISIPNDDIAPFHLNMAFAPIIFFAPPSQGSGGGFGGFGGGGFGGGGGFGGGGAGGR is encoded by the coding sequence GTGAGTGAAACACGGCAGCTCGTGGTCCTCCTGGCGATCACCCTTCTCATCGGGTGTGCTGCCCTCGGGATCACGACATATCTCCCTCAGATGACCGAGGGAAACCTGGTTGTCGATCAGTACAGTGCAGTCTACTCTCCCAACGGGACACTCGTCGAGGAGTACACCTACCAGGTCAAAACATCGGGTTCCTACCGGATGCTCTATCGTGACTTTGACGATCAGTTGACCACTGTTCTGACCAATACGTCACATATTCAGTTCGTGGGGATGAAGGGGCCGGCCGGGTTGACCGGGTATGTCAGGGACGCCTCCGGCACGGTGACTCTGTATGATCCGGATACCGGGGCAGCGATCTCGTCGGCTCCCGGAAGTGGACTGATCGCTTCGCTTGCAGAGAAGAACGAGGTCGGGATCTTCAACCCCCAGTACTTTTCGGCCGGCACCTACACCGTACAGTTTGTCTATTCGGTAATGCCGCCGGTGGAGTATGATGCATCGGCGGTGCATATCAACCTGAAACTCGCCCGCCTGCACATCCCATACCGGAACGTGGCGATCACGCTCCCTTCGGACCAGGTCCAGCATGTCTATGCCTACCCGCCAGGACTCAAGGAGTCGCAGTCCGGATCGACGATCAATCTGGTCGGTTCGGCGGGCAAGGACGAGACGATCGCCGTCGAACTCCTGCTGAATCGGGACGCCCTCTCGACAGTGACTGGGATCCCATCGGTGGTGGAAGATGTATCTGGAAAGGCTGCGAGTGCGAGTTTCTGGTACAACGTCCCGTACACCCTCTCGCTCGTGCTGAAGGTAGTGGGTGGAGCGATGGTGCTCCTGATGCCGCTGCTGTTGCTGCTGATTTACCGCAGGTTCGGGCGGGAGAAGGTCTTCACCGTCCCTGAATACCTGAGCACAACGCCGAACAATACGATCAAGCCCTGGGCGGTGAACCTGCTCTTCAACAAGAACGCCGGTTCGTTCGATCAGGACGGATTCTATGCGACCCTGCTCGACCTCCACCGGAGAAAGATGGTGCATATCACCGAGCATCCGGATGAGAAGGCCAGCGGCGACGGTGGGGTGAAGATCGAGGTGCTGCAGAGCACTGCAGATGACAACTACGAACAGCGGGTGCTCAATTACTTGAATTTTGTGGGGGTCGACGGCGTGGTCGAGACCGGCCGAATCGCCACGATGGCTGAGCAGGCGAAGAAGGACACGAACCTGGCTGGGACCGTGGTAAAGTTCCAGACCGAGCTGACCAGCATCACCTCCTATGCCGATGCCAGGACCTTGAACCGGTATGTCGCAGACGGAAAGGTACATGTTCTCCCGCTGGCCCTGGTGGCCGCGGTGCTGGCTGCAGTGATCGTCGCCGTGATGGTCCTGCTCCCGCAGGGGCAGTCGCTGATGGTGATCCCCCTCTTTCTCTGGCTGGTCGTGCTGGCGCAGGCCGGCATTGCACTGGCCACGCCGGCCACTCTCTTTGGGACCTGGAAGGCGGATACCTACAAGGAGAAACTTGAATGGGATGCCTTCCGGCACTTCCTCTCAGATCTTGCGATGATCAAGCAGTACTCGCCTGCTGATCTCTCGATGTGGGGCGAGTGGCTGGTCTACGGGACGGCCCTTGGTGTCGGCGACCGTGTCGCGGCGGCGATGAAGGATCTGAAGATCTCGATCCCCAACGACGATATCGCTCCGTTCCATCTGAATATGGCCTTTGCACCGATCATCTTCTTCGCACCCCCCAGCCAGGGTTCTGGCGGAGGATTCGGCGGTTTTGGTGGCGGTGGCTTCGGCGGTGGTGGCGGATTCGGCGGCGGTGGCGCTGGAGGCCGATGA
- the moaA gene encoding GTP 3',8-cyclase MoaA, with amino-acid sequence MLRDTFNRPVTNLRVSLTQACDLNCIYCHAEGEVNPSVQLSAEEIGEIIRVATDFGVRSVKFTGGEPLLREDLTSIIQAVPSGIETSITTNATHLADKAYDLHDAGLSRANISLDTMIPERYKQITGKDCLSDVFAGIEAAVDAGLTPVKLNMVVLENINEDEIDSFIDFVRGDKNLILQLIELMEFRNCPYHGDVKGLEELIAGKADEVVTRRMHHRKKYLIDGAEVEVVRPLHNTEFCSFCNRLRLTSDGKLKPCLLRNDNLIDIRGLHGEELKACFSKAVMQREPYFK; translated from the coding sequence ATGTTGAGGGACACATTCAATAGACCGGTCACGAACCTTCGGGTCAGCCTGACCCAGGCCTGCGATCTGAACTGCATCTACTGTCATGCAGAGGGTGAGGTGAATCCCTCAGTTCAACTCTCTGCAGAGGAGATCGGTGAGATTATCCGGGTTGCAACAGATTTCGGAGTCCGAAGTGTAAAGTTCACCGGGGGAGAGCCGCTGCTCAGAGAGGATCTGACCTCGATCATCCAGGCAGTACCGTCCGGAATCGAGACCTCCATCACCACCAATGCGACGCATCTGGCCGATAAGGCCTACGACCTGCACGATGCTGGCCTTTCCCGGGCGAACATCAGCCTTGATACAATGATCCCGGAACGCTATAAGCAGATCACCGGAAAGGACTGCCTGTCGGATGTATTTGCAGGGATCGAGGCGGCGGTCGACGCCGGGCTGACCCCGGTGAAGCTGAACATGGTCGTGCTCGAGAATATCAATGAGGATGAGATCGACTCGTTCATCGACTTTGTCAGGGGAGACAAGAACCTGATCCTGCAACTGATCGAACTGATGGAGTTCCGGAACTGTCCGTACCATGGAGATGTAAAAGGGCTCGAAGAACTGATCGCCGGCAAGGCCGACGAGGTGGTTACGCGGCGGATGCACCATCGGAAGAAGTATCTGATCGACGGTGCCGAAGTCGAGGTGGTTCGGCCGCTCCATAACACCGAGTTCTGTTCGTTCTGCAACCGCCTCCGTCTGACCTCGGACGGGAAGTTGAAACCGTGTCTGCTCAGGAATGACAATCTGATCGATATCCGCGGGCTTCATGGAGAAGAACTCAAAGCGTGTTTCTCCAAAGCAGTGATGCAGCGCGAACCATACTTCAAGTGA
- a CDS encoding RlmE family RNA methyltransferase, which produces MGSQWGKDKVYRRAMNEGFRSRAAYKLQEIQERFSIIREDDNIVDLGAAPGSWLQVERTLTKGKVLGVDLNPIPSIDGVMTVVGDLTTSEVQQQVKDLVGVVNVVLCDASPKLSGHKCYDQARAIGLGEDALMFAARTMKQGGNMAMKSFQGEMFHELLEEVKKHFYVVKTFHTKSTRRGSTEIYIVAKNFIGSSGDVEGHIQ; this is translated from the coding sequence ATGGGTTCACAGTGGGGAAAAGACAAAGTCTATCGAAGAGCGATGAACGAGGGGTTCCGGTCCAGGGCAGCATACAAACTCCAGGAGATCCAGGAACGGTTCTCGATCATCAGAGAAGATGACAATATCGTCGACCTCGGGGCTGCACCAGGATCCTGGTTGCAGGTCGAGCGGACGCTGACCAAAGGGAAGGTGCTGGGGGTGGACCTCAACCCGATACCCTCGATCGATGGGGTCATGACAGTTGTCGGGGATCTGACCACATCAGAGGTCCAGCAACAGGTGAAGGACCTGGTCGGGGTTGTGAACGTGGTGCTCTGTGATGCCTCTCCGAAGCTGAGCGGGCACAAGTGCTACGACCAGGCACGAGCGATAGGTCTCGGGGAGGATGCGCTGATGTTCGCGGCCAGGACCATGAAGCAGGGCGGCAATATGGCGATGAAGTCCTTCCAGGGAGAGATGTTCCATGAACTCCTTGAAGAGGTCAAAAAACACTTCTACGTAGTAAAGACCTTCCATACCAAATCGACCAGGCGCGGGTCCACAGAGATCTATATCGTTGCAAAGAACTTTATCGGGAGTTCAGGAGATGTTGAGGGACACATTCAATAG
- a CDS encoding DNA polymerase sliding clamp yields the protein MLDATIDADVFRESVDAIAALVTECRLHATEQGLRTRTVDTANVAMISLELDKDVFESYQATSSEMGIDIVKIKNVLSMMGKGDPVHLALAEESRKLEVSFQSYQYSITLLDTNTIRKDPNAPTIELPGKVVISGAALSAAIKAASVVSDKIALGIDPEKGIFYMEAEGDTDHIRLELGDDKLISLVPVQARSLFSLDYLKDMGKTMSKAEKVEISLGIDHPVEFTFDIADGKGHVMYLLAPRIEAD from the coding sequence ATGTTGGATGCTACTATAGATGCAGACGTCTTCAGAGAGTCGGTGGATGCGATCGCAGCGCTGGTGACCGAATGCCGCCTGCATGCCACAGAGCAGGGACTGCGGACCAGGACTGTCGACACGGCGAATGTTGCGATGATCTCGCTTGAGCTGGATAAGGATGTCTTCGAGTCATATCAGGCCACCTCCAGCGAGATGGGCATCGATATTGTGAAGATCAAGAATGTCCTCTCGATGATGGGCAAGGGGGATCCGGTTCACCTTGCGCTTGCAGAGGAGAGCAGGAAACTGGAGGTCAGTTTCCAGAGTTATCAGTATTCGATCACCCTGCTCGACACCAATACCATACGCAAGGACCCGAACGCCCCGACGATCGAACTGCCCGGCAAGGTGGTAATATCCGGGGCGGCGCTCAGTGCAGCAATCAAAGCCGCCTCAGTGGTATCGGACAAGATTGCACTTGGGATCGACCCTGAAAAGGGGATCTTCTATATGGAGGCTGAGGGGGATACCGATCATATCCGGCTCGAACTCGGGGATGACAAACTGATCTCTCTGGTGCCGGTGCAGGCCCGCTCGCTCTTCTCGCTCGATTATCTGAAAGATATGGGCAAGACGATGAGCAAGGCCGAGAAGGTCGAGATCAGCCTCGGCATCGACCACCCCGTGGAGTTCACCTTCGATATTGCGGACGGCAAAGGGCACGTGATGTACCTGCTCGCCCCCCGTATCGAGGCAGACTGA
- the priL gene encoding DNA primase regulatory subunit PriL, producing the protein MQVRLDIKDLARYPFLKESQQYVGTQSESLDQFLAGSQGGLALGKAADRVNLAITFRRSKDEGEKRPEVPADDIHVKLEIFSYGLARVLVSCMKDRTLIDRLARYEARRAAQFLADEDPDKKAYVAESLGMDLNEARMPLVAYVDLVAPLRDERWRLVNRSVHSGSVLLRGDDEQREIDELLAERIRVVLLRQLPLQVPPSVCEQVRPITEHLNATYQQQMLRDLGPIDEGRYPPCISALITAVTEGKNLTHPGRFAMTAFLHTIGMSSTQIVELYCRAPDFDLQTTMYQVGHITGGGGTEYSPPSCATMQTNGICIGKNALCSRVSSPLGYYRRKKE; encoded by the coding sequence ATGCAGGTCCGGCTCGATATCAAGGACCTTGCACGATACCCATTTTTAAAAGAATCACAGCAGTATGTCGGGACGCAATCGGAGTCCCTCGACCAGTTTCTCGCCGGCAGCCAGGGGGGACTGGCGCTGGGGAAGGCCGCTGACCGGGTGAACCTGGCCATCACTTTTCGCAGATCAAAGGATGAAGGAGAGAAACGTCCTGAGGTCCCTGCGGACGATATCCATGTGAAACTTGAGATCTTCAGTTACGGGCTCGCACGGGTGCTGGTCTCCTGCATGAAGGACCGGACGCTGATCGACCGGCTGGCGAGGTATGAGGCACGGCGCGCCGCCCAGTTCCTGGCTGATGAAGATCCTGATAAGAAGGCCTACGTCGCAGAGAGCCTGGGGATGGATCTCAATGAGGCCCGGATGCCGCTGGTCGCCTACGTCGACCTGGTCGCGCCGCTCCGGGACGAACGGTGGCGCCTGGTGAACCGTTCGGTGCATTCCGGGTCGGTCCTCCTCAGGGGTGATGATGAACAGAGGGAGATCGATGAACTGCTGGCCGAACGGATCCGCGTGGTGCTGCTCAGACAACTTCCGCTTCAGGTTCCGCCTTCGGTCTGTGAACAGGTCAGGCCGATCACCGAGCACCTGAACGCCACCTACCAGCAGCAGATGCTGCGGGACCTCGGTCCGATCGACGAGGGACGGTATCCCCCCTGCATCAGCGCCCTGATCACCGCGGTGACCGAAGGAAAGAATCTGACCCATCCGGGGAGGTTTGCGATGACCGCTTTTCTGCACACAATCGGGATGTCCTCGACCCAGATCGTCGAACTGTACTGTCGGGCACCCGACTTCGACCTGCAGACCACGATGTATCAGGTCGGACATATCACCGGCGGAGGGGGTACCGAGTACTCGCCGCCGTCGTGCGCCACGATGCAGACCAATGGGATCTGCATCGGGAAGAATGCGCTCTGCTCCAGGGTGAGCAGCCCGCTCGGGTATTACCGGCGAAAGAAAGAGTGA
- the nudC gene encoding NAD(+) diphosphatase: MRSLHLGYLSPAGIPEAGSLLVIVQGGQVLVDEQVNSIFFPFGSPAIPAVDQMVGIGWVNDQPCYVAPAPEISARPGTRFVDLRELFNLVDEESLGIAGRAVQITAFLATRRFCGRCGAPAALADQELAMVCPVCGQTEYPRLSPAIIVLIRDNDRCLLARSPRFPEGMYSVIAGFVEPGETIEHAVHREVQEEVGVSIRSVQYWGSQPWPFPNSLMIGFTAEYAGGQIAIDNREIEAAGWFHRDDLPQLPGPMSIAYALINDFLEEGR; encoded by the coding sequence GTGAGGTCGTTGCACCTTGGCTACCTGTCACCAGCCGGAATTCCGGAGGCCGGGTCACTCCTGGTGATCGTGCAGGGCGGTCAGGTGCTGGTGGACGAGCAGGTAAACTCGATCTTCTTCCCGTTTGGATCCCCTGCGATCCCCGCTGTCGACCAGATGGTCGGGATCGGCTGGGTGAACGACCAGCCCTGTTATGTGGCCCCGGCTCCCGAGATCTCCGCCCGTCCAGGTACCCGTTTTGTCGACCTTCGTGAACTCTTCAATCTGGTGGACGAGGAGTCGCTCGGGATCGCTGGCAGGGCCGTACAGATCACGGCGTTTCTGGCGACCCGTCGTTTCTGTGGCAGGTGCGGGGCACCAGCCGCTCTCGCCGACCAGGAACTGGCGATGGTCTGTCCGGTCTGCGGGCAGACCGAGTATCCACGCCTCTCTCCGGCGATCATTGTGTTGATACGGGATAACGACCGGTGCCTGCTCGCACGCTCCCCCCGGTTTCCCGAAGGGATGTACAGTGTGATCGCCGGTTTTGTCGAGCCTGGCGAGACGATCGAGCATGCAGTTCACCGAGAGGTGCAGGAGGAGGTCGGGGTCAGTATCCGGTCTGTGCAGTACTGGGGTTCTCAGCCCTGGCCGTTCCCCAACTCGCTGATGATCGGATTCACCGCCGAGTATGCAGGTGGCCAGATTGCCATCGATAATCGGGAGATCGAGGCTGCGGGCTGGTTCCACCGGGACGATCTGCCGCAATTGCCCGGACCGATGAGTATCGCCTATGCGCTGATCAATGATTTTTTAGAAGAGGGCCGGTAA
- a CDS encoding fructose 1,6-bisphosphatase, with product MGGEEISTITVAVRAVGGYPGHARIHPKVLERAARVVKEQVKAGTVTDSGIIHCGDLLGLILTGAIPDDLIERTFTAGQNEATELHLCPSQGNSLTLELTLTEREHEPVLVLMTDTGRTVAQILYRIFADPLMTTRLVSDPCLREGFVFELTLLDGVQHRYTTPGETYQLLGCLTDEEMKGIRVLKQDGTIAAVAGIERTGGAIIIRTEGSFPSVDEVLAPFLSPHLMAGMTLMPVSICDAHTTKATSPSRITAFGFALNRGRLIGPADLFDDPAFDPSRQAAVRMAGTRRMQGPFRP from the coding sequence ATGGGAGGAGAGGAAATTTCCACAATCACCGTGGCTGTACGAGCGGTCGGGGGGTACCCGGGGCATGCCCGGATCCATCCGAAGGTGCTCGAACGGGCAGCACGAGTAGTAAAGGAGCAGGTGAAGGCCGGGACGGTCACTGACTCAGGGATCATCCACTGCGGAGACCTGCTCGGACTGATCCTGACCGGTGCGATACCAGATGATCTGATCGAACGGACCTTTACGGCCGGCCAGAACGAGGCGACGGAGTTGCACCTCTGTCCATCACAGGGTAATTCCCTGACCCTCGAACTCACCCTCACCGAGCGGGAGCACGAGCCGGTGCTGGTGTTGATGACGGACACGGGAAGGACGGTCGCCCAGATCCTGTACCGTATCTTCGCTGACCCACTCATGACAACACGGCTGGTCAGCGACCCGTGCTTACGGGAAGGGTTCGTCTTCGAACTGACCTTGCTGGACGGGGTACAGCACCGTTATACCACCCCAGGAGAGACATACCAACTCCTAGGATGCCTCACAGACGAGGAGATGAAGGGTATCAGGGTACTAAAACAGGATGGCACCATAGCAGCGGTGGCCGGCATAGAGAGGACAGGAGGGGCGATCATCATCAGAACTGAGGGATCGTTTCCGTCGGTCGACGAGGTGCTTGCACCCTTCCTCTCCCCCCACCTGATGGCAGGGATGACCCTGATGCCGGTCAGCATCTGTGACGCTCACACCACAAAAGCAACCAGCCCTTCGCGGATCACGGCGTTCGGATTCGCTCTGAACAGGGGTAGACTGATCGGCCCGGCAGACCTCTTCGATGACCCGGCCTTCGATCCATCCAGACAGGCTGCGGTGCGGATGGCCGGAACCCGCCGGATGCAGGGGCCGTTTCGGCCCTGA
- a CDS encoding class 1 fructose-bisphosphatase, with product MITLEEYLDGTGAEQELKELVRLIAAQATPIREAFLTNQTYAGTTNQSGEEQAAMDTWADRHITEVLQRSGLVREVASEEQNDILKIPESHGEYAVVMDPLDGSSLIQVNLAVGTIVGIYDHGTVMQPGEKMRAALYMLYGPMTVLTLTVGEGVQIFALDNNNQYVLLEADVKMPEGNLYGSGGLRTVWTEEHARFIDTCEQEGYKLRYSGSFVADFHQILKYGGIYCYPAVVGKERGKLRLMFEANPIGFIATQAGGAICDGRMNVLTINPEKPHQKTPLYVGSKGLIEKVNGTLCT from the coding sequence ATGATTACCCTTGAAGAGTACCTCGATGGCACCGGTGCCGAACAGGAACTGAAAGAACTGGTCCGGTTGATCGCCGCCCAGGCCACCCCGATTCGGGAGGCATTCCTGACCAACCAGACCTATGCAGGTACCACCAACCAGTCAGGAGAGGAGCAGGCCGCCATGGACACCTGGGCGGATCGGCATATCACCGAGGTACTGCAGAGATCGGGTCTGGTCAGAGAGGTTGCATCTGAGGAGCAGAACGACATTCTGAAGATCCCAGAGTCCCACGGGGAGTACGCCGTCGTGATGGACCCGCTCGATGGTTCGTCACTGATTCAGGTGAACCTGGCGGTCGGCACGATCGTCGGGATCTACGACCACGGCACCGTGATGCAGCCAGGCGAGAAGATGCGTGCCGCACTGTATATGCTCTACGGTCCAATGACTGTGTTGACCCTGACCGTCGGCGAGGGGGTCCAGATCTTTGCCCTCGATAACAACAACCAGTACGTGCTCCTCGAAGCAGACGTCAAAATGCCGGAGGGAAACCTGTACGGTTCTGGCGGGCTTCGGACCGTCTGGACCGAGGAGCATGCCCGGTTCATCGACACCTGCGAGCAGGAGGGGTACAAACTCAGGTACTCCGGTTCGTTTGTCGCAGACTTTCATCAGATCCTGAAGTACGGCGGGATCTACTGTTACCCGGCCGTGGTAGGAAAGGAGCGGGGCAAGCTCCGGCTGATGTTCGAGGCGAACCCGATCGGGTTCATCGCAACCCAGGCAGGGGGAGCGATCTGTGACGGCAGGATGAACGTCCTGACGATCAACCCGGAGAAACCCCACCAGAAGACTCCCCTCTACGTCGGCTCAAAGGGGCTGATCGAGAAGGTGAACGGGACGCTCTGCACCTGA
- a CDS encoding beta/alpha barrel domain-containing protein yields MSETVFVPLDVPKRVRPTYVRNYETITHKTGRLMLFAGDQKVEHLNDDFYGEKIHPDDADPEHLFRIAAQGKIGVFATQLGLIARYGADYPEVPYLVKVNSKTHLVKPEQKDPMSTALYSIQQIVDFRDRSGLNITAVGYTIYLGSEKEPEMLRQAAQIVYEAHQHGLITVLWIYPRGKAVKDEKDPHLIAGAVGVASALGSDFVKVNAPKKEGAVSSELMQEATKAAGKTKVVCAGGSSVSEEVFLQQLYDQIHIGGTAGNATGRNIHQKSLEDAVRMCDAIYAVTVEDIPVEEAIKICKGTSPAA; encoded by the coding sequence ATGTCAGAGACTGTCTTCGTACCACTGGATGTGCCAAAGCGTGTTCGTCCCACCTATGTCAGGAACTATGAGACGATCACTCATAAGACCGGACGGCTGATGCTCTTTGCCGGGGACCAGAAGGTCGAACATCTGAACGATGACTTTTATGGCGAGAAGATCCATCCCGACGACGCGGACCCAGAACATCTCTTCCGGATCGCAGCACAGGGGAAGATTGGAGTCTTTGCAACGCAGCTCGGGCTGATTGCACGTTATGGAGCGGACTATCCTGAGGTCCCGTATCTCGTCAAGGTCAACTCCAAGACACACCTGGTCAAACCTGAGCAGAAGGATCCGATGAGCACGGCCCTCTATTCGATCCAGCAGATCGTGGACTTCCGTGACCGAAGCGGGCTCAATATCACCGCTGTCGGGTATACCATCTATCTGGGCAGCGAGAAGGAACCGGAGATGCTCCGGCAGGCAGCCCAGATCGTCTATGAGGCTCACCAGCACGGCCTCATCACCGTCCTCTGGATCTACCCCCGCGGAAAGGCGGTGAAGGACGAGAAGGATCCGCACCTGATCGCAGGGGCAGTCGGTGTCGCATCCGCCCTTGGCAGTGATTTCGTCAAGGTGAATGCACCAAAGAAGGAGGGTGCAGTCTCCTCAGAACTGATGCAGGAGGCGACCAAGGCCGCTGGAAAGACGAAGGTTGTCTGTGCAGGCGGTTCGAGCGTATCAGAGGAGGTATTCCTGCAGCAGTTGTACGATCAGATCCATATCGGAGGGACCGCCGGGAACGCCACCGGCAGGAACATTCACCAGAAATCCCTTGAAGATGCGGTTCGGATGTGCGACGCCATCTACGCAGTGACCGTTGAGGACATCCCGGTTGAGGAAGCGATCAAGATCTGTAAGGGGACCAGCCCTGCTGCATAA